In Planctomycetaceae bacterium, the following are encoded in one genomic region:
- a CDS encoding amidase: MATPFDGNRRQMMSAIAAAGISSAAFQRALAVQVAEGSQITADSIRNAEWVADIELTDDERTRVADAMERVLKQRRDLQSANITSDTLPAFRFDPEIGDGTAAARSLMKPDWLTAAVDDEPNPAEPDGLPFRSIRSLARMLRSGQTTSVEMTELCLARLAEHDPTLKCVVTLTPELALEQARRADDELRRGVDRGLLHGIPWGAKDLISVPGYPTTWGAPQFRDRELPGTAAVARRLDDAGAVLVAKLSLGALAMGDDWYGGKTRNPWNPEQGSSGSSAGSAAAVAAGLVPLAIGSETLGSIVSPCKRCGVAGLRPTFGRVSRAGCMSLSWTMDKLGPIARSVDDCGIALAAIHGADVDDPTSVQRWFDWPMSVDLTSLRIGRADGENPSPADAKILDVLTNAGARIVPVTLPRDVSEYSIAIMGDVEAAAVFHDLLAAGDTDGLNRWPDIFRKMHFVSGVDYLRAARARTLLMMQMTQVFEQVDLYVGGSDLGICNLTGHPTLVFPTVTQNSEHPQPECGTLTGRLYDEATLLAVGSIVEREVGMTSQHPCE, translated from the coding sequence GTGGCAACACCCTTCGATGGCAACCGTCGGCAGATGATGTCGGCAATCGCAGCCGCAGGAATCTCGTCCGCCGCGTTCCAGCGTGCTTTGGCGGTTCAGGTGGCAGAAGGTTCACAGATCACTGCTGACAGCATTCGCAATGCGGAATGGGTTGCGGACATCGAACTGACCGACGACGAACGAACACGCGTGGCGGACGCGATGGAGCGAGTCCTCAAACAGCGCCGCGATCTGCAGAGTGCAAACATCACCAGCGACACGCTTCCGGCGTTCCGATTCGACCCGGAAATCGGCGACGGCACGGCGGCGGCACGCTCTTTGATGAAACCTGACTGGCTGACGGCAGCGGTCGATGACGAACCCAATCCCGCCGAACCGGACGGACTTCCGTTTCGATCGATTCGGTCGCTGGCGCGAATGCTGCGAAGCGGGCAGACAACGTCCGTGGAAATGACGGAACTGTGTCTCGCGCGACTGGCGGAACACGATCCGACGCTGAAGTGTGTCGTGACGCTGACACCGGAACTGGCGCTCGAGCAGGCTCGTCGTGCGGACGATGAACTCCGCCGCGGCGTCGATCGCGGGCTGCTGCACGGCATTCCGTGGGGCGCGAAGGATCTGATTTCGGTGCCGGGATATCCGACAACCTGGGGAGCTCCGCAGTTTCGTGATCGCGAGCTTCCCGGCACGGCCGCCGTCGCGCGAAGGCTGGACGACGCGGGTGCCGTGCTGGTCGCCAAGCTGTCGCTGGGAGCACTCGCGATGGGCGACGATTGGTACGGCGGAAAGACTCGCAACCCGTGGAATCCGGAACAGGGTTCGAGCGGTTCATCAGCGGGTTCCGCGGCAGCCGTTGCGGCGGGACTTGTTCCTCTGGCGATCGGAAGCGAAACACTGGGCAGCATCGTGTCTCCGTGCAAACGCTGCGGAGTTGCCGGACTGCGGCCAACGTTCGGGCGCGTCAGTCGAGCCGGGTGCATGTCGCTGTCATGGACGATGGACAAGCTGGGACCGATCGCCCGCAGTGTCGATGATTGCGGCATCGCGTTGGCCGCAATTCACGGAGCCGACGTCGACGATCCCACGTCCGTCCAGCGGTGGTTTGACTGGCCGATGTCCGTCGACCTGACGTCGCTGCGCATCGGCAGGGCAGATGGTGAGAATCCGTCACCCGCCGACGCGAAGATTCTGGACGTGCTGACGAATGCCGGAGCCCGCATCGTCCCCGTCACGCTGCCCCGCGACGTGTCGGAATATTCGATCGCCATCATGGGTGACGTCGAAGCGGCGGCTGTGTTCCACGATCTGCTGGCGGCAGGCGACACCGACGGCCTGAATCGCTGGCCCGACATCTTTCGAAAAATGCACTTTGTTTCCGGCGTCGACTACCTGCGCGCCGCGCGGGCTCGCACGCTGCTGATGATGCAAATGACGCAGGTCTTCGAACAGGTTGACCTGTACGTCGGCGGCAGTGATCTGGGGATTTGTAATCTGACCGGCCATCCGACACTTGTCTTTCCGACGGTGACACAGAACTCCGAACATCCGCAACCGGAATGCGGAACTCTGACCGGTCGGCTGTACGACGAAGCCACGCTGCTGGCCGTCGGCTCAATCGTCGAACGCGAAGTCGGGATGACGTCACAGCATCCCTGCGAATGA